A single Gemmatimonadales bacterium DNA region contains:
- a CDS encoding cation diffusion facilitator family transporter, with amino-acid sequence MAVAGAPGRDRTASIQRVFFGLLAANLVVVGVKATIGIRAGSLSVISDAIHSSVDALNNMVFVVLMRYAGAEADANHPYGHGKFEVLGALSIVIFLAIASFELLKSALARLVSQAPPPVLTGIDLGLLAGTLVVNLWVAWLEARKGHEFSSDLLLADAAHTRVDVMITTGVIAGSVLSRAGIRHVDPIVTLVVVLMIGRVAYQILRRGVPVLVDQAAQAPEAVRRSAEGVEGVRSAYDIRSRLAAGVALAELTIRVSGRLSVDDAHDIADAVEHQLKDDLKLDRVVVHIEPA; translated from the coding sequence ATGGCAGTGGCCGGCGCCCCCGGGCGCGACCGCACGGCTTCCATCCAGCGCGTGTTCTTCGGCCTTCTCGCCGCCAATCTGGTGGTCGTGGGGGTCAAGGCCACCATCGGCATCCGGGCCGGCTCCCTCTCCGTCATCAGCGACGCCATCCACTCCTCGGTGGACGCCCTCAACAACATGGTGTTCGTGGTGCTGATGCGGTATGCCGGTGCCGAGGCGGACGCCAACCACCCGTACGGGCACGGCAAGTTCGAGGTGCTCGGCGCCCTGAGCATCGTCATCTTTCTCGCGATCGCGTCGTTCGAGCTGCTCAAGAGCGCGCTCGCCCGGCTCGTGTCCCAGGCGCCGCCACCGGTTCTGACCGGGATTGACCTCGGATTGCTGGCCGGCACGCTGGTGGTGAACCTCTGGGTCGCCTGGCTCGAGGCCCGCAAGGGGCACGAGTTCTCGAGCGACCTGCTGCTGGCCGACGCCGCCCACACCCGGGTGGACGTGATGATCACGACCGGCGTGATCGCCGGCAGCGTGCTGTCGCGCGCCGGCATCCGCCACGTGGACCCGATCGTGACGCTCGTGGTCGTGCTCATGATCGGGCGCGTCGCCTACCAGATCCTGCGCCGCGGCGTCCCGGTGCTCGTGGACCAGGCCGCCCAGGCGCCCGAGGCGGTGCGCCGCTCCGCCGAGGGCGTGGAGGGAGTCCGCTCCGCGTACGACATCCGCTCGCGCCTGGCCGCCGGGGTCGCCCTGGCCGAGCTCACCATCCGGGTCTCGGGCCGCCTGTCCGTGGACGACGCGCACGACATCGCCGACGCGGTCGAGCACCAGCTCAAGGACGACCTCAAGCTCGACCGCGTCGTCGTGCACATCGAGCCGGCCTGA
- a CDS encoding alpha/beta fold hydrolase, whose amino-acid sequence MRIAEWLVATVAVTALPLDLLAQTGAYRTTANGQEIAAEAYRWSGRILDATVDVPVAGHRIVTRTVYDAAFEPLSYDLRVYALATGAEQQVVHVTFGDSVRWSAEGHAAGGSRALDRPRAVMQNLLWSHMAAMARRLPAGDATLTLHTFLVDNAMAIEVTLARRSGRVTATSLAGGRETEVELALTADGDIDTAAVPSQALVIRRVSADSVSASHPLVVHAPTPPPAGVAEEPYAWSDGPQPLAGTLARPAQAPGRIPVALIIAGSGPTDRDGNSQLGFHMDVYKKLAWALAQQGIASVRYDKRGIGASPFTGDRSMVAFDDFTDDAVAGARALAADPRFSRVVLIGHSEGALLAERAANAGAPVAGVVMLAGMGRRFTVVLHEQMAQQLDGARLAAYDSLMALFLGSGPMPEVPADLRSLLHPSVRRFIQTESAVDPAAEARRLPVPLLVVQGATDIQVSVRDAEALRAAQPAAEVHILPEANHLFVHIATRDRAAQLVTYNDPSLPLVPELVPLVAAFVERVAR is encoded by the coding sequence GTGCGCATCGCCGAATGGTTGGTCGCGACCGTCGCCGTGACGGCCCTCCCTCTCGACCTGCTCGCGCAGACGGGCGCCTACCGGACCACGGCGAACGGGCAGGAGATCGCCGCCGAGGCGTACCGCTGGAGCGGCAGGATCCTGGACGCGACGGTGGACGTGCCCGTGGCGGGGCACCGGATCGTGACGCGGACCGTGTACGACGCCGCGTTCGAGCCGCTGTCCTACGACCTCCGGGTCTACGCTCTCGCCACCGGCGCCGAGCAGCAGGTCGTGCACGTGACCTTCGGCGATTCGGTCCGCTGGTCGGCCGAGGGGCACGCGGCCGGGGGCTCGCGGGCGCTCGACCGCCCGCGCGCGGTGATGCAGAACCTGCTGTGGAGCCACATGGCGGCGATGGCCCGCCGGCTGCCGGCGGGAGACGCGACGCTGACGCTGCACACCTTCCTAGTGGACAACGCGATGGCCATCGAGGTCACCCTGGCGCGGCGTTCGGGCCGCGTGACGGCCACGTCGCTGGCCGGCGGCCGGGAGACGGAGGTGGAGCTCGCGCTGACCGCGGACGGCGACATCGACACCGCGGCGGTCCCGAGCCAGGCCCTGGTGATCCGCCGGGTGAGCGCGGACAGTGTCTCGGCCTCGCACCCGCTGGTGGTGCACGCGCCCACCCCGCCGCCCGCCGGGGTGGCGGAGGAGCCGTACGCCTGGAGCGACGGACCGCAGCCGCTCGCCGGCACGCTGGCGCGGCCGGCGCAGGCGCCGGGCCGGATCCCCGTCGCGCTGATCATCGCCGGCTCCGGACCGACCGACCGCGACGGGAATTCGCAGCTCGGCTTCCACATGGACGTGTACAAGAAGCTCGCGTGGGCGCTGGCCCAGCAGGGCATCGCGAGCGTGCGCTACGACAAGCGCGGCATCGGGGCTTCGCCGTTCACCGGTGATCGCTCGATGGTGGCCTTCGACGACTTCACCGACGACGCGGTGGCGGGCGCCCGGGCGCTGGCGGCAGACCCCCGCTTCTCCAGGGTGGTGCTGATCGGGCACAGCGAGGGTGCGCTGCTGGCCGAGCGCGCGGCCAACGCCGGCGCGCCGGTGGCGGGCGTGGTGATGCTCGCGGGGATGGGCCGGCGCTTCACCGTGGTGCTGCACGAGCAGATGGCGCAGCAGCTCGACGGCGCCCGGCTCGCGGCTTACGACAGCCTGATGGCGCTGTTCCTGGGCTCCGGCCCGATGCCGGAGGTGCCGGCCGACCTCCGCAGCCTGCTGCATCCGTCGGTCCGCCGGTTCATCCAGACCGAAAGCGCGGTGGATCCGGCCGCTGAAGCCCGGCGGCTCCCGGTGCCGCTGCTGGTGGTGCAGGGCGCCACGGACATCCAGGTCAGCGTGCGGGACGCGGAGGCGCTGCGGGCGGCGCAGCCGGCAGCCGAGGTGCACATCCTGCCCGAGGCCAACCACCTGTTCGTGCACATCGCCACGCGCGACCGCGCGGCGCAGCTCGTCACCTACAACGACCCGTCGCTGCCGCTGGTGCCGGAGCTGGTGCCGCTGGTGGCGGCGTTCGTGGAGCGGGTGGCGCGCTAG
- the mltG gene encoding endolytic transglycosylase MltG — protein MRTPPAPGHVPGRAGRRGPGAASRLALCLLLAACGPAANAPHDRIIVPKRASLRTVAESLAAHRIIASPGRFLLQARLLALFVGQYRGLDRHLRPGRYDFPVGERTRTILGAMITGRTDDDLFTVPEGYTIREMAEAAAQRLGMDTAAFLAATRDPALRASLGIPPNDPTLEGYLFPETYRVVFGASAEQLVAQMVQQFASQWDTAWDARARQLGLTRHQVVTLASIVEAEARRHFERQLIAGVYYNRLTRRHPMKLEADPTVIYALGRHVNRVLLRDLQVRSPYNTYLHTGLPPGPIDSPGRASILAVLWPAKHDFLFFVARPDGTHMFSATAAQHADSVRVARQLRAAAIAARAESLRVARHDSIAAIRAAQQLRRLPPPVAGGPARLDSAATHPPLP, from the coding sequence GTGAGGACCCCGCCGGCTCCCGGCCACGTCCCCGGGCGGGCCGGCCGCCGCGGCCCCGGCGCGGCCTCGCGCCTCGCGCTGTGCCTGCTGCTGGCCGCCTGCGGGCCCGCGGCCAACGCCCCGCACGACCGCATCATCGTGCCCAAGCGGGCCTCCCTGAGAACGGTGGCCGAATCGCTCGCCGCCCACCGCATCATCGCCTCGCCGGGCCGCTTCCTGCTCCAGGCCCGCCTGCTCGCGCTGTTCGTGGGCCAGTACCGCGGCCTCGACCGCCACCTGCGGCCCGGACGCTACGACTTCCCCGTCGGCGAGCGGACGCGCACCATTCTCGGCGCCATGATCACGGGCCGCACCGACGACGACCTGTTCACCGTGCCCGAGGGCTACACCATCCGCGAGATGGCCGAGGCGGCGGCGCAGCGGCTCGGGATGGACACCGCCGCCTTCCTGGCGGCCACGCGGGATCCCGCGCTGCGGGCCTCGCTCGGCATCCCGCCGAACGATCCCACCCTGGAGGGCTACCTCTTCCCGGAGACGTACCGGGTGGTGTTCGGCGCCTCGGCCGAGCAGCTGGTCGCCCAGATGGTGCAGCAGTTCGCGTCGCAGTGGGACACCGCCTGGGACGCTCGTGCCCGGCAGCTGGGACTCACCCGGCACCAGGTCGTCACGCTCGCAAGCATCGTCGAGGCGGAGGCGCGGCGCCACTTCGAGCGCCAGCTGATCGCCGGCGTCTACTACAACCGGCTCACGCGCAGGCACCCGATGAAGCTGGAGGCCGACCCCACGGTCATCTACGCGCTCGGCCGCCACGTCAACCGGGTGTTGCTCCGGGATCTCCAGGTGCGGTCCCCGTACAACACCTACCTCCACACGGGACTGCCGCCCGGGCCGATCGACTCGCCCGGTCGCGCCAGCATCCTCGCGGTGCTGTGGCCCGCCAAGCACGACTTCCTGTTCTTCGTGGCGCGTCCCGACGGGACCCACATGTTCAGCGCGACCGCCGCACAACACGCCGATTCGGTGCGCGTCGCCCGCCAGCTGCGCGCCGCCGCCATCGCCGCGAGAGCGGAGAGCCTGAGGGTCGCGCGGCACGACAGCATCGCGGCGATCCGCGCCGCCCAGCAGCTGCGCCGGCTGCCGCCGCCCGTCGCCGGCGGGCCGGCCAGATTGGACAGCGCCGCGACGCACCCGCCCCTCCCGTGA
- the ruvX gene encoding Holliday junction resolvase RuvX, which translates to MLAVDWGRRRFGLALSDPTRLIAQPLVTLTRRANHRAPVADIVDLARRHQVTLVVVGLPLDPDGAEGDAARAAREVGEAVTRRSGVPVTYWDERLSTAAALRSARAAGVKDRDSRERIDQMAAVAILQHFLDAQRHTRMPATDA; encoded by the coding sequence GTGCTGGCCGTGGACTGGGGCCGCAGGCGTTTCGGCCTCGCCCTCTCCGATCCGACCCGGCTCATCGCCCAACCCCTCGTCACCCTGACCCGCCGCGCCAACCACCGCGCTCCCGTCGCCGACATCGTCGACCTCGCCCGGCGCCACCAGGTCACGCTGGTGGTGGTGGGCCTGCCGCTCGACCCGGACGGCGCCGAGGGCGACGCCGCACGCGCGGCGCGCGAGGTGGGCGAGGCCGTGACGCGCCGCTCCGGCGTGCCCGTGACCTACTGGGACGAGCGGCTCTCGACCGCCGCGGCCCTGCGCTCGGCCCGCGCGGCGGGCGTCAAGGACCGGGATTCGCGCGAGCGGATCGACCAGATGGCCGCGGTGGCCATCCTCCAGCACTTCCTCGACGCGCAGCGGCACACCCGGATGCCCGCGACGGACGCGTGA
- the rho gene encoding transcription termination factor Rho produces MDIAELKKKSVAELHAMAEELNITNYSGLRKQDLIFRIEQNLLDSDTVLRGEGVLEILPEGYGFLRSQDWNYLYGPDDIYVSPSQIKRFDLRTGDTILGQVRPPKEGERYLALLKVETVNGDEPEKAKHRIAFDNLRPRYPDERLRLERKDNDLSMRVIDMLAPIGKGQRALISSPPKAGKTILLQKLANSITENHPECVLIVLLIDERPEEVTDMEENVKAEVISSTFDEPADRHVQVSDMVLEKAKRLVESGKDVVILLDSITRLARAHNVVVPHSGKILSGGVDANALHKPKRFFGAARNIEGGGSLTIVGTALIETGSRMDEVIFEEFKGTGNMELVLDRKISERRIWPAIDVQKSATRKEELLLPPDELNRMYLLRKFLADMPPVEAIEFLIERMKRTKNNKEFFATMAQG; encoded by the coding sequence GTGGACATCGCCGAACTCAAGAAGAAGTCCGTCGCGGAGCTGCACGCGATGGCGGAAGAGCTGAACATCACCAACTACTCGGGCCTCAGGAAGCAGGACCTGATCTTCCGGATCGAGCAGAACCTGCTCGACTCCGACACGGTCCTGCGCGGCGAGGGGGTGCTGGAGATCCTCCCGGAGGGCTACGGGTTCCTCCGCAGCCAGGACTGGAACTACCTGTACGGCCCCGACGACATCTACGTCTCCCCCAGCCAGATCAAGCGCTTCGACCTCCGCACCGGCGACACGATCCTCGGCCAGGTCCGGCCGCCCAAGGAGGGCGAGCGCTACCTCGCCCTGCTCAAGGTCGAGACGGTCAACGGCGACGAGCCGGAGAAGGCCAAGCACCGCATCGCGTTCGACAACCTGCGCCCGCGCTACCCCGACGAGCGGCTGCGCCTCGAGCGCAAGGACAACGACCTCTCGATGCGGGTGATCGACATGCTGGCGCCGATCGGCAAGGGTCAGCGGGCGCTGATCAGCTCGCCGCCCAAGGCCGGCAAGACGATCCTGCTGCAGAAGCTGGCGAACTCCATCACCGAGAATCATCCCGAGTGCGTCCTCATCGTGCTGCTGATCGACGAGCGGCCCGAGGAAGTGACGGACATGGAGGAGAACGTGAAGGCCGAGGTGATCTCCTCGACCTTCGACGAGCCGGCCGACCGGCACGTGCAGGTCTCGGACATGGTGCTGGAGAAGGCCAAGCGGCTGGTGGAGTCCGGCAAGGACGTGGTGATCCTGCTGGACTCGATCACGCGCCTGGCACGGGCCCACAACGTGGTGGTCCCGCACTCGGGCAAGATCCTCTCCGGCGGCGTGGACGCCAACGCCCTGCACAAGCCCAAGCGGTTCTTCGGGGCCGCACGCAACATCGAGGGCGGCGGGTCGCTCACCATCGTCGGCACCGCGCTGATCGAGACCGGCAGCCGGATGGACGAGGTGATCTTCGAGGAGTTCAAGGGCACCGGCAACATGGAGCTGGTGCTGGACCGCAAGATCAGCGAGCGGCGGATCTGGCCCGCGATCGACGTGCAGAAGAGCGCCACCCGGAAGGAAGAGCTGCTGCTGCCGCCCGACGAGCTGAACCGGATGTACCTGCTGCGGAAGTTCCTGGCCGACATGCCGCCGGTCGAGGCCATCGAGTTCCTGATCGAGCGGATGAAGCGGACCAAGAACAACAAGGAATTCTTCGCGACGATGGCCCAGGGGTAG
- the thiE gene encoding thiamine phosphate synthase → MSAPPLADALRLVVILDVGVGKGRDLAAIGARAAEGGATMLQVRAKDAPARDLADLVHRVMRAAPLPVVVNDRLDVALATGAAGCHLGQDDLPIDAALALAPAGFWLGGSAGTPEEAVRAAAAGAHYLGIGAVAPTASKADAGASIGVDGFRRIHAAAPGVPAVAIGGVTAALVPALVAAGAGGVAVIRAVLDAPDPARAARDLRAALGR, encoded by the coding sequence GTGAGCGCGCCGCCGCTGGCGGACGCGCTGCGCCTGGTCGTGATCCTCGACGTCGGGGTCGGCAAGGGCCGCGACCTCGCGGCGATCGGCGCACGTGCCGCCGAGGGCGGCGCGACGATGCTCCAGGTGCGAGCGAAGGACGCCCCGGCCCGCGACCTCGCAGACCTGGTCCACCGGGTGATGCGAGCCGCCCCCCTGCCGGTCGTGGTGAACGACCGGCTCGACGTCGCCCTCGCCACCGGCGCGGCCGGCTGCCACCTGGGACAGGACGACCTCCCGATCGACGCGGCGCTCGCCCTGGCGCCCGCCGGCTTCTGGCTCGGCGGCTCGGCCGGCACCCCGGAGGAGGCGGTGCGCGCGGCGGCCGCCGGCGCCCACTACCTGGGCATCGGCGCGGTCGCCCCGACCGCCAGCAAGGCGGACGCCGGTGCGTCCATCGGGGTGGATGGGTTCCGCCGGATCCACGCCGCCGCGCCCGGCGTCCCGGCGGTCGCGATCGGCGGCGTCACCGCGGCGCTGGTGCCGGCGCTGGTGGCCGCCGGAGCCGGCGGCGTCGCAGTGATCAGGGCCGTCCTCGACGCCCCGGACCCGGCGCGCGCTGCGCGCGACCTGCGGGCCGCCCTCGGCCGATGA
- a CDS encoding PHP domain-containing protein — translation MHLDLHVHSTCSDGTLAPAAVVGAAQRAGLGMIALADHDTDAGVGPARAAAAGSGVAVLAAIEITCLRDGRELHLLGYGFRPGDPGIAALSARAAGARRERIAALVERLAALGVRMAVADVTTGPECVSVGRLHLARALVRRGHAGSISDAFARFIGDGAPGWVPSRGPDVAAAIGTVVAAGGCPVWAHPALEDARHFPALAERGLAGVEALRPALDPHGSVQLEQAARAAGLVVTGGSDWHGTTRPALGSWFVTEKHVGAFLERLGISPP, via the coding sequence ATGCACCTGGATCTCCACGTTCATTCGACCTGTTCCGACGGGACGCTCGCGCCGGCCGCGGTGGTCGGCGCGGCGCAGCGGGCGGGACTCGGGATGATCGCGCTGGCCGACCACGACACCGACGCCGGGGTCGGGCCGGCGCGGGCCGCGGCGGCGGGCTCCGGCGTGGCGGTCCTGGCGGCGATCGAGATCACCTGCCTGAGGGACGGGCGGGAGCTGCACCTGTTGGGGTACGGCTTCCGCCCCGGGGACCCGGGCATCGCCGCGCTCTCCGCGCGGGCGGCCGGGGCTCGGCGCGAGCGCATCGCCGCGCTGGTCGAGCGTCTCGCGGCGCTCGGGGTGCGGATGGCCGTCGCCGACGTCACGACCGGGCCCGAGTGCGTCTCCGTCGGCCGCCTCCACCTGGCGCGCGCGCTGGTGCGCCGCGGCCACGCCGGGTCCATCTCCGACGCGTTCGCGCGGTTCATCGGGGACGGCGCTCCCGGCTGGGTGCCGAGCCGTGGCCCGGACGTCGCCGCCGCCATCGGCACGGTCGTCGCCGCCGGCGGGTGCCCGGTGTGGGCGCATCCCGCGCTCGAGGATGCGCGACACTTCCCCGCGCTCGCCGAGCGCGGGCTCGCCGGCGTCGAGGCGCTGCGGCCGGCGCTGGACCCGCACGGCTCGGTGCAGCTCGAGCAGGCGGCGCGCGCCGCCGGCCTCGTGGTGACGGGCGGCTCCGACTGGCACGGCACGACGCGGCCGGCGCTGGGCAGCTGGTTCGTGACTGAGAAGCACGTGGGCGCGTTTCTCGAGCGTCTCGGGATCAGCCCGCCGTGA
- a CDS encoding class I SAM-dependent rRNA methyltransferase, with amino-acid sequence MTSHTTLVVAPRGVGRLRAGHPWIFRSDVREADSAEPGLARLVDERGKGLGTALFSPASEIRARWLAPEGTTVAGSWWAAMIAAAAERRGDTGDGAFRVVHAEGDGLPSLIVDRYGDCAVAQLLSAGLDAVRDDVIAAIREVLAPSGLLLRNDAAVRERERLPRETTLAFGEVPQEIEITEAPGVRFLAAPWTGQKTGAFLDQRDNRRLVGSLARGRCLDAFAYHGGFALHLAAGGAREVVAVEISADAVGRIARNAALNGLASVRTVEANAFDWLKETAAAGERFDVVVLDPPAFARDRRSLPRALSGYKEVNLRAMQLLAPGGLLFTASCSHHVHRGDFFAMLADAAADSGRRLQLLEIRGAAADHPEIVTIPETGYLKAALLRAAD; translated from the coding sequence ATGACTTCCCACACGACGCTGGTCGTCGCTCCCCGCGGCGTGGGGCGCCTGCGGGCCGGCCACCCCTGGATCTTCCGCTCCGACGTTCGCGAGGCCGACTCCGCGGAGCCCGGGCTCGCCAGACTCGTGGACGAGCGCGGCAAGGGCCTCGGCACCGCGCTGTTCTCGCCGGCCTCGGAGATTCGCGCCCGCTGGCTCGCCCCCGAAGGCACCACCGTGGCCGGCTCCTGGTGGGCGGCGATGATCGCCGCGGCGGCGGAGCGCCGCGGGGACACCGGCGACGGTGCGTTCCGGGTGGTGCACGCCGAGGGCGACGGGCTCCCGTCGTTGATCGTGGACCGCTACGGCGACTGCGCGGTGGCGCAGCTCCTCTCGGCGGGCCTCGACGCCGTGCGGGACGACGTGATCGCCGCCATCCGCGAGGTGCTCGCGCCGAGCGGCCTGCTGCTGCGGAACGACGCCGCCGTGCGGGAGCGCGAGCGGCTGCCCAGGGAGACCACGCTCGCCTTCGGGGAGGTGCCCCAGGAGATCGAGATCACCGAGGCGCCCGGCGTCCGCTTTCTCGCCGCGCCGTGGACCGGCCAGAAGACGGGGGCGTTCCTCGACCAGCGCGACAACCGGCGGCTCGTGGGCTCGCTGGCCCGCGGACGATGCCTCGACGCCTTCGCGTACCACGGCGGGTTCGCGCTCCACCTGGCGGCGGGCGGCGCGCGGGAAGTCGTCGCCGTCGAGATCTCGGCCGATGCGGTGGGCCGGATCGCCCGCAACGCCGCGCTGAACGGGCTCGCGTCGGTGCGCACCGTCGAGGCGAACGCGTTCGACTGGCTGAAGGAGACCGCGGCAGCCGGCGAGCGCTTCGACGTCGTGGTGCTCGACCCACCGGCCTTCGCCCGCGACCGTCGCTCGCTGCCCCGCGCCCTCTCCGGCTACAAGGAAGTGAACCTCCGGGCGATGCAACTGCTCGCACCCGGCGGGCTGCTGTTCACCGCCTCGTGCTCGCACCACGTGCACCGCGGCGATTTCTTCGCGATGCTCGCCGACGCCGCTGCCGACAGCGGCCGCCGCCTGCAGCTGCTCGAGATCCGCGGCGCCGCGGCCGACCACCCCGAGATCGTGACGATCCCCGAGACGGGTTACCTCAAGGCCGCCCTGCTGCGCGCCGCGGACTAG
- a CDS encoding histidine kinase dimerization/phospho-acceptor domain-containing protein: MPAPESDVIRKLRHDLSNPLAAILAEAQLLLLNEATLDAETVEGLREIESLARRMREMLAATRTAD, encoded by the coding sequence ATGCCGGCCCCGGAATCCGACGTCATCCGCAAGCTGCGGCACGATCTCTCGAACCCGCTGGCCGCGATCCTCGCCGAGGCGCAGCTGCTGCTGTTGAACGAGGCCACGCTCGACGCCGAGACGGTCGAGGGTCTCCGCGAGATCGAGAGCCTGGCGCGGCGGATGCGGGAGATGCTCGCCGCGACCCGGACGGCGGACTAG